The genomic DNA AAGGTCAGTTGGGTTCCTGATGTTGAAACTGGGTGCAACAGTGTCGATGACTTTCAATATTGAGCGAACAATGTTCAAATAAATGATACTGGATGCGTGGATATGTCACGATTCTCGTATGAAGATACCTAGCATGGTTCTGCGTACCTTTTCCACGATTCACGTTCAATAGCAAAAGCTTCTGGTGATTGCTTGAGTCTGAACTGTTTGACCAGAGTGCTCTTTCCGGACTCGCTGTTTCAAGTGTAATATTAGGCATCATTCAAATGAAGTCCAATGGGTGAATACCTTTGACCTGTAAATACGTAAACAGCTCAGCGGCCAGGGTCACGGTCAACGTGTATGGGCTCACCAACTACCAATACTTTGCGTTGTTTGCGCCGCGCTGCAGCCTTGGCAACCTTCTCTGTTTTCAGCGCTTGATCAATAATATCGCTACATATATGTTTAATATGGAAAAAGCTAAAGATAAAAGTGTGACACACCTCCTTTTCTTTGCTTCATTATCACTCATGTCCCAAACGGGCTCGGAGCATTCTTCACTAGGTGAGGCCTGAGTAGGCCATAGGTTAATGAGGGGAATACGTGGCCTTGAAAAGGTCGGAGATGGGGTCGTTCGTCGACTCGGCATGGTAGGGTGATGGAGGGGTGGGTATGACAACTGCGTTCGTCCCATTTAGAGGTTTTAGCACTTGCGGCTTGATGCCATTACCAGTCGTGTGGCGCTAGGGGGACGATCATCGGTGTGCACGGTATTGGTTATTGGACGTTTTCTGATGTTTGAGCACCAGAGACAACGTGGGGAGATATAGCCTAGGCTGAGAATGGCTCAGGAGGCTTCTCGCATTTCCGTAAAGCCGAGCTCGTGTGGGGCAGACGCCTGATCACCAAAAGTAGTTCTCTCATGAAAAATGATCGACGGTTTGCCTACGACACATTTCGCTAGCGTGATTTATTCTTCAAGCCGGATCCTGGTGACCATGCTAGGACGTATTATATCAGCGGCTGGAATATTTACAGTCTTCACAGCCAGGCAAACTCTTTAGGGAGCCAAATTCAACTTAGCCGTTTCTAGATTTTTGCCGCGGCTTACCCAACAAGACTGGTGGCTGATGCACACGTTACGCTTGGTTTTCAGACCCATCGATGGCTCATATTCGGCCATTCTAGCGGCGCGGCCAAATTGTTCCTCATTAGCTCAGATCAAAATCAAGATCGATCCTGATGTATTTTCAAAACACGTCATGTGACCTTCTGGGCAGTGGCGTGTTGTCCTGAAGCTCTACGAAGCATTGTCTGGTACATCTTTTCCATCAGGACTTTTTGTGCATCTCATCCAGTACCTTATTCGCACCGTCTTGGAAATTGCTGCATGCCTCGCGAAGTAGACATTGGTAGGCACCTCCAGGAGGGCTCATCAGAAGAAGGTATTGCATTTGCTTGTTCACAAAGGCACATATTCatcaaaaaaaaacataACTCACCTCCATACTGATCTGTTATGAAAAGTGAGCAGAAGATGAAATTACTAGAACGAAAAAGACAACTCACCTTACAACTTATGCAGAATGTCAATAGACGACTTCTTACTTCCCAAACGCACGCGCGGAACCGATTATCGTAGCAGGCTCATTGTTATTTCCGACAGCGAGAGCGACTCTGATTTGCCGCCTCCGTCTTTGTTATTGCAAGATCATAAAGCCGCCGGTCCGGCTCCCAACGTTGCGAGCACTAGCTCGACAGATGAAATCATCAACATATCCTCTGACTCGGAAGTAGAAAGGACACCCACAAAGTCTCATGGAAGCAAACCACCAAGTGACCATGGTCTTTCGGGATTCAATGCAACCAGCTCAACATCTAATGCTATTTCAGTTCTAACTCGTAGCCTCCAAAGCACGCACTCCCTTCAGACGGATAGTAGCCCCGACGAAGTCAATCCTACGGCGCATTCTCAGTCTGATAAAGCTGCCTCGAGGTGAGCCCTCGGAATCTGCCGTCTGTGTGGCACAGGTTTGATACTTATTCAAGCCAACCGACCGGGTCCAATGATACGGAAAGTGAGGTGAACGAAACTAGATTATTTGACAAGGATGTGTACCACCCCGGAATCCTCCGTTTGTACGCCGCCCGTGGTATTCAGACACACTACTAGTAACTGACCAACCCCAATAGCGACCCCGGTCCCCGCAGACCAGCCCTCGTTAATTCTCTCCCGGGTACTTCAATTTCAACCCAGAAAGAATCGGATGGTCCGCAGAATTTGCGTGCGAAGGGCAAAACACGGGCGATAATTCTGGTCGACAGTCTTGGCGAGAGATACTTTGCCGAACACCCTGAAGACCTGGGAGGAATGTATTCAACAAAGTCTTCGAAAGTAAACAGTATTGAGAATGCCAATAGTTGCGAAGGCTATGGTCCGGTTCAGACCGATATCAGCGAGATTACCGCCCCTCCTGAAACGCCCCGCCCTCGTCCTCgacccaaacccaaacccaaggcGCCATCAGCGGTCTTGGCCTCGGCGTCGGTGCCAGCAATGTCATCCAAAATCAGTACCCCGAAATCAAGCCAAGGTCCTCCAGGCAATGGCAATTGCCTTATTTGCAGAGTTGAACGATAGTGTATTTGATGGGAAACTTCCAAGCGAATGCCCAATAGAGTGGTCCAAGAAGCTAAACACGACGGCTGGTCGAGCACATTGGAAAAGGTATATTTTCAGCAAATATTTACCATGTCAAATTCACTCTTGTGCTTTGTTATAGGATCCGCGATGCCAATGGGAGGGTTACGCGTCATGACACACGCATTGAATTATCAACCAAAGTAGTCGATTGTGAAGGTTTCTTCCGTTCTTCTCCCTCGTACGGGATCAAAGAGTGTTTACATTGCTGTTGCTTCCCAGAACGAATCAAAAATACACTCTCGCATGAGATGTGCCACTTAGCCGCATGGATATTTTGATTCAGAAAATGAAGCCCCCTCATGACCTGCATTCAAACGATGGTAGGTAACCAGGATATATGGTATATTTGACTTTTAGACTGATCGGCCgattctttttttctttgtttCTTTCTTAGGAGCAAGCGAATCATGAAGGCTAGACCTGACATTTCCATATCAGTCAGTGCATTCCTGTTTTCCGGCCTCACATACTGGCAACTGATACCACCGGGATTACACATGAATAGACCTGTCATTCGTATGAGATATCCTACAAATACGAATGGAAATGTTCCTCAGAAGAATGTGGAAGAACGTAAGTTGGATTACCTTGATTGATAACCTCAAACCTGATCGGAATTCTAGATATGGTAGACACAGCAAGTCAATTGACCCCGAAAAACAAGGTGAGTACCCTCCCCCTTCTTGCCCTCACATAGATGATTGACAGCTACGGTTTTGTAAAAACCTATTTAGCATGTGGCGCCTGCCGCAGCAAGCTTATTCCACAGTTTGAAACATCATCCA from Rhizoctonia solani chromosome 16, complete sequence includes the following:
- a CDS encoding HMG (high mobility group) box protein, which codes for MSIDDFLLPKRTRGTDYRSRLIVISDSESDSDLPPPSLLLQDHKAAGPAPNVASTSSTDEIINISSDSEVERTPTKSHGSKPPSDHGLSGFNATSSTSNAISVLTRSLQSTHSLQTDSSPDEVNPTAHSQSDKAASSQPTGSNDTESEVNETRLFDKDVYHPGILRFDPGPRRPALVNSLPGTSISTQKESDGPQNLRAKGKTRAIILVDSLGERYFAEHPEDLGGMYSTKSSKVNSIENANSCEGYGPVQTDISEITAPPETPRPRPRPKPKPKAPSAVLASASVPAMSSKIKLNDSVFDGKLPSECPIEWSKKLNTTAGRAHWKRIRDANGRVTRHDTRIELSTKVVDCEGFFRSSPSYGIKESKRIMKARPDISISVSAFLFSGLTYWQLIPPGLHMNRPVIRMRYPTNTNGNVPQKNVEEHMVDTASQLTPKNKHVAPAAASLFHSLKHHPSERLFKARVVSVDYLKLHMKEFKAANPGIQHGEVMKRLGEMFRVEKDAAVDEELDQVMAGVAGLGIESVVD